A stretch of the Aspergillus puulaauensis MK2 DNA, chromosome 6, nearly complete sequence genome encodes the following:
- a CDS encoding glycoside hydrolase family 43 protein (CAZy:GH43;~COG:G;~EggNog:ENOG410PITF;~InterPro:IPR023296,IPR016828,IPR006710;~PFAM:PF04616;~SECRETED:SignalP(1-24);~go_function: GO:0004553 - hydrolase activity, hydrolyzing O-glycosyl compounds [Evidence IEA];~go_process: GO:0005975 - carbohydrate metabolic process [Evidence IEA]), with protein MKINVLGLLPVLLGLISIVPAALAWTNPIRNPGGSDPFIAYSGGYYYLLTTEWTDVQISRSTTVEGLKTATSKVIYSDTTSSRCCNVWAPEVHYLGGRWYVYFTAGNGDSLDGQRLHVLAGGSSPWDDYSYAGQLTTEWSIDASILRFNDWGTFLMYSCFHGVSYQSICLQQLGSDYTSLTGSISVISQPTLSFETHGTPVNEGPVALYYNGVTYIIYSASYCWTPYYCLGQLTWDGVTNPMSASAWSKYNGCVFSSANGNYGAGHNSFFQSPDASQTWIAYHATSNSAGACDDSRYTMVQLVGTHSDGSPNLGVPVDWAHAYGEPSG; from the exons ATGAAGATCAACGTACTCGGActtcttccagttctccTTGGACTTATATCAATTGTTCCTGCGGCACTTGCGTGGACCAACCCCATCCGCAACCCCGGAGGCAGCGATCCATTCATTGCATACTCCGGGGGATACTACTACCTCCTCACCACTGAGTGGACGGATGTCCAGATTTCACGGTCTACAACGGTAGAGGGTCTGAAAACTGCAACCAGCAAGGTCATATATTCGGACACAACATCGTCTCGATGCTGTAATGTCTGGGCGCCCGAGGTGCACTACCTCGGCGGGAGATGGTACGTCTACTTTACAGCAGGCAATGGGGATAGCCTAGATGGGCAGAGACTGCACGTTCTTGCAG GCGGCTCGAGTCCTTGGGATGACTACTCCTACGCAGGCCAACTAACAACCGAGTGGTCGATCGATGCCTCCATTCTGCGCTTCAACGACTGGGGCACATTTCTCATGTATTCGTGCTTCCACGGGGTATCATATCAGTCTATCTGCCTACAGCAACTCGGATCCGACTACACCTCCCTCACCGGCTCAATCTCGGTAATCTCACAGCCAACCCTCAGCTTCGAAACCCATGGAACGCCAGTGAACGAAGGCCCAGTCGCCCTGTACTACAACGGCGTGACCTACATCATCTACTCTGCGTCCTACTGCTGGACTCCATATTACTGCCTCGGCCAGCTAACATGGGACGGCGTCACGAACCCAATGAGTGCGAGCGCGTGGAGCAAGTATAACGGCTGTGTATTTTCGAGTGCGAATGGGAACTACGGCGCGGGGCATAATTCGTTCTTTCAGAGTCCCGATGCATCACAGACTTGGATTGCGTATCATGCCACGAGTAATAGTGCAGGTGCTTGTGATGATAGTCGGTATACGATGGTGCAGTTGGTGGGGACGCACAGCGATGGAAGCCCTAATCTGGGGGTGCCTGTGGATTGGGCGCATGCTTATGGTGAACCGAGCGGGTGA
- a CDS encoding glycoside hydrolase family 43 protein (CAZy:GH43;~COG:G;~EggNog:ENOG410PHGC;~InterPro:IPR023296,IPR006710,IPR041542,IPR013320;~PFAM:PF17851,PF04616;~go_function: GO:0004553 - hydrolase activity, hydrolyzing O-glycosyl compounds [Evidence IEA];~go_process: GO:0005975 - carbohydrate metabolic process [Evidence IEA]): protein MRPPNISATLQAIAIVGATFASADRTYTNPILPGWHSDPSCVYVTEQETFFCVASTFIAFPGLPLYASKDLQNWELASNIFNRPSQIPDTADTEGQQGGIFAPTLRYRNGTFYLIVSNLGPSVEGLVFTSTDPYSDTAWSEPLVFPVHGIDPDIFWDDDGQVYVTSADDSRIQHYSLDLASGEIGPVTYLWNGTGGASPEGPHLYREDGYYYLLIAEGGTETNHAVTMARSKTRTGPWEPCPDNPVLTNRNTTQYFQTVGHADLFQDGSGNWWGVALSTRSGPEWLNYPMGRETILTPGTWEEGGWPVLQPVRGVMHAPLPPRSGVERPINKPEHLTFPPGSDIPKHLVYWRLPDESSYVVSPEGHPSTLRLRPSVHGPSYNASSVTDPITFISRRQTDTLFAFSVDLEFTPTSPNAEAGVSLFLTQEQHVDLSIVHVPRSSSGSARILQLKTYGRGNYDGPLRNVTVDVPTHWANKTVSLNVEAVDDETYLFSASLASKPKSSILVGTVDARVVSGDTGRFTGTLIGVYASYGGHSQRAITNHVRAFDKEADFAYFSNWKYEGLGQRVDYDTIVPSY from the exons ATGAGACCTCCAAATATCTCAGCGACATTACAAGCTATCGCAATTGTAGGCGCAACTTTTGCGTCCGCCGATCGCACCTACACCAACCCCATCCTGCCCGGCTGGCATTCAGACCCTTCGTGTGTCTACGTAACGGAGCAAGAGACTTTCTTCTGCGTAGCCTCGACGTTCATAGCATTCCCCGGTCTTCCACTCTACGCCAGCAAAGACCTCCAAAACTGGGAACTCGccagcaacatcttcaaccgACCGAGTCAGATCCCCGACACTGCCGACACTGAGGGCCAGCAGGGCGGAATCTTCGCGCCGACACTGCGCTACCGCAATGGCACTTTCTACCTCATCGTCTCGAACTTAGGACCCAGCGTCGAGGGTCTGGTCTTTACATCTACCGATCCCTATAGTGACACCGCCTGGAGCGAGCCCCTCGTATTTCCCGTCCACGGAATCGATCCGGATATATTCTGGGACGACGACGGACAAGTCTACGTAACCTCCGCCGACGACAGCAGAATCCAACATTACTCTCTGGACCTCGCCAGCGGCGAAATCGGACCAGTTACGTACCTATGGAACGGCACAGGCGGTGCATCGCCCGAAGGACCGCACCTCTACCGCGAAGACGGATATTACTACCTGCTCATAGCAGAAGGAGGAACAGAAACAAACCACGCCGTGACAATGGCTCGCTCAAAGACCCGCACTGGACCCTGGGAACCTTGTCCAGATAACCCAGTCTTGACGAATCGCAATACAACGCAGTACTTCCAGACCGTCGGGCACGCGGACTTGTTCCAGGACGGCAGTGGCAACTGGTGGGGTGTTGCACTCTCTACGCGCTCCGGGCCAGAATGGCTTAACTATCCAATGGGCCGTGAGACTATCCTAACCCCGGGgacttgggaggagggaggatggCCGGTTCTACAGCCTGTTCGGGGCGTGATGCATGCTCCTTTGCCGCCGAGGAGTGGAGTAGAGCGCCCGATTAACAAGCCCGAACATCTTACTTTCCCTCCTGGGTCTGATATTCCGAAACATCTCGTTTACTGGCGTTTACCTGACGAGTCAAGCTATGTTGTTTCCCCAGAGGGACACCCAAGTACCCTCCGTCTGAGACCGTCGGTTCATGGGCCCTCGTATAATGCATCCTCTGTTACGGATCCGATTACCTTTATTTCTCGGCGGCAAACAGATACGCTTTTTGCCTTTAGTGTGGACCTGGAGTTTACGCCGACATCTCCTAATGCTGAGGCAGGGGTCAGTCTGTTCCTAACGCAGGAACAGCACGTCGACCTGAGCATTGTGCATGTTCCTCGTTCGAGCTCCGGCAGCGCTCGAATCCTCCAGCTCAAGACGTATGGGCGTGGGAATTATGATGGCCCCCTGCGTAATGTCACCGTCGACGTTCCGACTCACTGGGCAAATAAAACAGTTTCCTTGAATGTGGAGGCTGTGGACGATGAGACGTACCTGTTTTCGGCATCTTTGGCGTCGAAACCTAAGAGTAGTATTCTGGTTGGCACAGTTGACGCTAGAGTGGTCTCTGGAGACACTGGGCGCTTTACAG GCACTCTGATCGGTGTTTATGCTTCTTACGGCGGTCATAGCCAGAGGGCTATTACAAATCATGTGAGGGCCTTTGATAAAGAGGCTGACTTTGCATATTTCAGTAACTGGAAATACGAAGGACTGGGCCAAAGGGTCGATTATGATACCATTGTACCTAGCTACTAA
- a CDS encoding uncharacterized protein (SECRETED:SignalP(1-20)) — MIPLLLITLLASFLPSTSIAADSNYPACVNTCISSNPSNSSWCQGSETGRTRTECICRGLLGAPMLNCIRDCDPADQWAFADGLPDACREKVFPEAKEGDSTNTGGAGRIIGSFGGGLTACVVGVVVVALNG; from the coding sequence ATGatccctctcctcctcatcaccctACTCGCATCCTTCCTCCCGAGCACGTCAATAGCGGCAGACTCAAACTACCCAGCCTGCGTCAACACTTGCATctcttccaacccctccaactcctcctgGTGCCAGGGCTCCGAGACCGGACGTACCCGCACAGAATGCATCTGCCGTGGACTTCTGGGCGCCCCCATGCTCAATTGCATCCGTGATTGTGACCCGGCTGACCAGTGGGCGTTTGCCGACGGATTACCGGACGCTTGTCGCGAGAAGGTCTTTCCTGAGGCTAAGGAGGGAGATTCGACGAACACAGGGGGTGCGGGGAGGATTATTGGTAgctttggtggtggattgACGGCGTGCgttgttggggttgtggttgttgctttGAATGGATGA
- a CDS encoding BTB/POZ domain-containing protein (COG:S;~EggNog:ENOG410PY6S;~InterPro:IPR000210,IPR011333;~go_function: GO:0005515 - protein binding [Evidence IEA]): MSEGPVELSAHTGTYHLTAPGTVSPQLPTNNQQPTTTTTTISVPPPGFTAERTDKMAKEHDLPYFSFLNSPTVSLKAAEHGRPFQIHRDLLASKSKTIASAFDRGFGEGQKGLYTFQDTSEGTLARFIEWAYTADYPAIIKPTEADEQTTIKPESAQTNGIKDDSTDDPDEKTVAPTTTSGPNLTQENHPLLSHIRLYIFCSIYVIPDLQKLAFDRATTAFTELNEPTTLDTQLAVIAAMRVSFRKLLPSDQLLDWLAQYAAYNVYNLRVQRGFHDLLQESSTLSSRMVLSLRAASTPPWKAEPPKYEFVHYAPDYHYDDGYD; encoded by the exons ATGAGTGAAGGGCCAGTTGAATTGTCTGCACATACCGGTACCTATCACCTGACAGCACCAGGTACGGTATCCCCACAACtaccaaccaacaaccaacaaccaacgacaacaacgacaacaatATCCGTACCTCCACCGGGCTTCACCGCAGAGCGTACCGATAAGATGGCAAAAGAACATGACCTACCCTACTTCAG TTTCCTGAACTCGCCGACCGTCTCCCTCAAAGCCGCGGAACATGGTCGGCCTTTTCAAATCCACCGCGACCTGCTAGCTTCCAAATCTAAAACCATTGCATCCGCCTTCGACCGAGGCTTCGGCGAAGGGCAAAAGGGCCTTTACACTTTCCAGGACACATCCGAAGGCACACTTGCAAGGTTTATCGAATGGGCGTACACCGCGGATTACCCAGCCATTATCAAACCGACTGAAGCCGATGAGCAAACTACAATAAAGCCTGAATCGGCCCAAACTAACGGCATCAAAGACGATTCAACGGATGATCCCGATGAAAAGACAGTCGCGCCAACGACGACCTCGGGGCCCAATCTCACACAAGAGAACCACCCGCTCCTCTCGCATATACGTCTCTACATTTTTTGCAGCATCTACGTCATCCCAGATCTCCAGAAACTGGCTTTCGACCGAGCCACGACCGCTTTTACGGAGCTTAATGAACCCACTACCCTCGATACCCAACTAGCGGTGATCGCTGCAATGCGCGTATCCTTTCGCAAGCTATTGCCCAGCGATCAGCTCCTCGACTGGCTGGCTCAGTACGCTGCGTACAACGTATATAACCTACGTGTCCAGCGCGGCTTTCATGATTTGCTGCAAGAGTCTTCCACGCTATCCTCGCGGATGGTGTTGTCTTTGAGAGCTGCATCTACTCCACCTTGGAAAGCAGAACCTCCAAAGTATGAATTCGTTCATTACGCTCCTGACTACCACTATGACGATGGATATGATTAA
- a CDS encoding uncharacterized protein (COG:G;~EggNog:ENOG410PUB3;~InterPro:IPR020846,IPR011701,IPR036259;~PFAM:PF07690;~TransMembrane:12 (i39-56o85-104i113-131o137-159i171-191o203-226i267-291o311-331i338-358o364-388i400-419o431-449i);~go_function: GO:0022857 - transmembrane transporter activity [Evidence IEA];~go_process: GO:0055085 - transmembrane transport [Evidence IEA]) produces MSPSATDPKEANEIEAAYSHEEEHADDETSLQLNSRLRWKLDLFILPVISMVYFFAQMGRSDLANAEVAGLSDELKLSPQDYSNAATVLLVAYIAFQLPGTLLIKQIGPARQFAGAMITWGALTAATVSIHNKGELFALRFLIGAAEAFVQGGVFYLSFWYRYSELATRGAVFYSMSTLAGAFNGLIAYGIHKDMDGLRGWRAWRWIFLIEGIMPCVAAFFVLFLLPASPETLRFGFTAEEKALAIRRSRLAHNTSEAKLEIKKVPLVLLSLHFWLMLGIACCGHFCAGSMSNFLPAIIKGFGYTEVNTQLFTVIVYACACVGVLFWAQVADRTNARGLTLAASTCGAIVGYALLLGIENNQARFGATCLVAFSVYPNIVLQLSWTAMSFIGYTRRGSTLAFMNIFSQLFAICGTQAYSDPPYYRKGNASALGLSCVCLILSLVLRWYFTILNKRKAEMQFTEDARAQRQKGLEELGDKHPDFFYTT; encoded by the exons ATGTCACCGAGCGCCACTGATCCCAAAGAGGCCAACGAGATCGAAGCTGCATACTCCcatgaggaagagcatgcCGACGATGAAACCTCTTTGCAGCTCAATTCCAGGCTCAGATGGAAACTGGATCTCTTCATCTTGCCAGTGATCTCAATGGTCTATTTTTTCGCACAAATG GGCAGATCCGACCTCGCCAATGCCGAAGTCGCTGGACTTTCGGATGAGTTGAAATTATCCCCTCAGGACTACTCGAATGCTGCAACTGTGCTTCTGGTGGCCTACATCGCCTTTCAATTACCAGGCACACTCTTGATTAAACAGATCGGACCAGCAAGGCAGTTTGCAGGGGCGATGATCACT TGGGGAGCCCTTACGGCAGCCACAGTATCCATTCACAACAAAGGCGAATTGTTCGCATTGCGGTTTCTCATCGGGGCCGCAGAGGCATTTGTACAAGGCGGAGTATTCT ACCTGTCCTTTTGGTATAGGTACAGTGAACTCGCTACACGTGGCGCCGTTTTCTATTCCATGTCCACGCTGGCAGGGGCCTTTAATGGACTAATTGCCTATGGTATCCATAAGGACATGGACGGTTTGCGCGGCTGGAGAGCTTGGCGCTGGATATTCCTGATTGAGGGCATCATGCCATGCGTGGCCGCATTTTTCGTGCTATTCCTGCTCCCAGCCAGTCCAGAAACCCTTCGGTTTGGCTTTACCGCGGAGGAAAAGGCGCTGGCAATACGCCGCAGTCGCCTTGCACACAACACGTCCGAAGCAAAGCTGGAGATCAAAAAGGTGCCGTTGGTGCTCCTGAGTCTGCATTTCTGGCTCATGCTGGGCATTGCTTGCTGTGGGCATTTCTGTGCTGGCTCAATGTCGAACTTTCTTCCAGCCATTATCAAG GGCTTTGGCTACACTGAAGTGAATACTCAGCTATTTACCGTCATCGTATATGCCTGCGCGTGCGTTGGGGTATTATTCTGGGCTCAGGTAGCTGATCGGACAAACGCTCGAGGACTAACGCTTGCGGCATCGACATGCGGGGCTATTGTAGGCTATGCTCTACTGCTGGGGATTGAGAACAATCAAGCACGATTTGGTGCGACTTGTCTTGTTGCGTTTTCGGTCTATCCAAACATCGTGCTTCAACTGTCTTGGACGGCCATGAGCTTCATTGGTTATACGCGAAG GGGCTCTACGTTGGCTTTCATGAACATATTCTCCCAGCTATTTGCAATTTGTGGAACGCAGGCCTATAGTGATCCACCATATT ATCGCAAAGGCAACGCATCAGCTCTCGGGTTATCCTGTGTTTGCTTGATACTATCTCTAGTTTTACGGTGGTATTTTACCATCTTGAATAAAAGAAAAGCGGAAATGCAGTTTACAGAAGATGCGCGTGCACAGCGACAGAAGggcctggaggagctcgGGGACAAACATCCAG ACTTCTTTTACACAACTTAG
- a CDS encoding uncharacterized protein (COG:S;~EggNog:ENOG410PUU6;~InterPro:IPR029058) → MERSLSTADVPRQFLKTCFLTGHVPLKALASDPRVSYALYIPPSHYNASHTRTKLPLLVWIHGTGRRLSALYEEELVSFADRTPCAILAPLFPAGLDGPNDLDSYKKLRSPSLRSDQALLSILDEIAPRWPEIQTDRIFMMGFSGGGQFAHRFLYLYPERLAAVSVGAPGRVTMLDFSQKWPVGVEDAEALFGRPVGLNRIQKVAIQLVVGSEDNWIHGSKEFWTWLQKYRNKAGGPQGPGSLDTMDQGRLQTLVDLHSAWKRHGVESQLEIVQGISHEAGRARKHMLHFLEPLIRGF, encoded by the coding sequence ATGGAGCGATCTCTTTCAACAGCTGATGTGCCGAGGCAGTTTCTCAAGACCTGTTTTCTGACTGGCCATGTGCCGCTCAAGGCTTTAGCATCCGATCCACGCGTTTCGTATGCGCTCTAcatccctccctcccacTACAACGCTAGTCACACCCGCACCAAACTCCCACTGCTTGTTTGGATTCATGGTACAGGCAGGAGATTGAGTGCGCTCTATGAGGAAGAATTAGTATCATTTGCCGACCGAACACCCTGCGCCATCCTCGCCCCATTGTTCCCAGCGGGCCTTGATGGTCCGAATGATTTGGATTCATACAAAAAGCTCCGCTCGCCCTCCCTTCGGTCTGACCAGGCACTTTTGTCCATCCTCGACGAGATTGCGCCGCGGTGGCCGGAAATCCAGACAGACAGAATATTCATGATGGGGTTTTCGGGCGGCGGGCAGTTCGCGCACCGGTTTCTGTACCTCTATCCCGAAAGACTGGCGGCTGTCAGTGTGGGAGCACCAGGAAGAGTGACCATGTTGGATTTCTCGCAGAAATGGCCCGTCGGAGTGGAAGACGCGGAGGCATTGTTTGGGCGACCTGTCGGCCTGAATCGCATCCAAAAAGTTGCTATTCAGCTGGTGGTTGGCTCGGAGGATAATTGGATACATGGCAGCAAGGAGTTTTGGACTTGGCTACAGAAGTATAGAAACAAAGCGGGGGGCCCACAAGGACCCGGATCGCTGGACACAATGGACCAAGGGCGGCTTCAGACTTTGGTGGACTTGCACAGCGCATGGAAGAGACATGGGGTTGAGAGCCAGCTTGAAATAGTTCAGGGCATCTCGCATGAAGCCGGACGAGCACGGAAGCATATGCTCCATTTCCTGGAGCCGCTGATCAGGGGATTCTAG